The stretch of DNA TAGCACAACGATGtgaacatattaaaaattgaAATCTCAAATAAGATTGTAAAAAGATCGTTGTACGGATGTACAATGCGGAGTATCCGATGGTATATtggtatttaataatgaaaataaTAGCTACACAATATGATTTGGTCAATAATTGATTTTTGCAACATGAATTTTAAACAATGATGAGTATTGATAGAATGGTCGGAGTATGTTACAACTTACAATATACGATAGTGTTATGCAAAAATCaattgaaatgaaataaatgtaAAATAGAAGTGGAGTAAGGGAGCCTATCAATGAGTAAATCGGCCTTACACATTTTTTagtttaaacttttttttttccaatcaAGTTCTAAAATACCAAGTCAAAGGAAAGGAATCATTGTAAAATAATGTGCGAAAACAAAAATATTTGGTACTCTGTAATACATAGGGTTGGTGAAAAAGTACTTCACAAAATGAAGTTTTAACCAAACACGCGGCCACTTCGTGTGGCATTTATAAGAAGAAGAACACACCACTTAACACCTAGGTAGCAGCAAAATCGATACAGACACGTGATagggcatcccatgaaatttaggacacgagacatgtgtaacacccccatacaccaaggtgccttacccaGACCACCCAAtgcatgagagtgctaccatctcgattaccgaggcaatgtatatcaaatagaccattgAAGAATGTACTTTAAATAAACAAgcttaaagtgattacatgcgaAAACCCAAAACTGCAAAGTACggtacaactgttccaaaaccaaaccaactaaagtaaataaaagttcgacacaacagcggaagactcctagaTGACTCGTGGTGACTTATGCCCAGCTAATCCCTTGCGCATCCAAATCATACCTACTcgataactgctcaccatcccctaatggatgaccacagtttttaaaacaattaaatgaGGTCAGTTACCGCATATACAATATAAGgcaatacaacaacaatacaCAAACACAATTCCCCAACactgtcacatcaccaatcacctggctagcctgaaggtctagcacTGCCAGATTACcagccgcaaccagtaatccactccgccagtgggggaccgcaaccgttcccacctaagccccgctcatctatacCGAGTGCAaactcatgttccttaatgtgcacatcccttcttgtGATGGGctccacaaggggcaaatcaaggtcgtgaaaccactcccgcaagtgactctactcagccgagggcgcacctcgcgaaccacggacaaacaacaacaaccaactacaacatcaaccATTCCAATTTAATTACAATATAGACAAATGGCATTACTCAACAATCAACAACCAATCAACCATCTCATATTGatgtaaacaataactgagtaggaaaccctacctggaaatacAATTACCACAATTCGACATAAGCAGCAGATCAATagtgctcctctacgaaatcacctcctatcaacatataatcatacaatcataacctaatacgacggtctcaacgataTAAAGAGCTCTGAAATCCGACGATtctagcccttggatttgatagcaatgagagaagaataatCGATGTtgctttgtttttttgttttttttaaaagaaaGTAGAGAATAAGAGTAAAAGTAAAAAGGAATTTTCGTAATAAGTTTGTATATCTCTTCACGCATTACTATCGAACCCGGCTGAAAACCCGTAAAacacgacttactcgatcgagtaactagcgtactcgatcgagtacccatcaggcagaatgTACTCTagaatgcaaaactaacttactcgatagagtaagccctactcgatagagtaccaacAACTCATAAATCCGGGGCATTACAACATGACCGGATGCCTTACCTATTATAATAGGTAAAAATCAGGCCGAGTTCAGGGAAAGATAAATGAAGGTGTAGTTCATATTTTTTTCAATTAAACGTTAGTaaagattaatatgagaagaggaGACATAATTTGGATTATTCCCGTCAAATAACCCCAAAAAAAATATTTTCCAAAACaatttttagaacataaaagacATAACATTTAAAATATTATTTTACAAGGTTACATTAATACAATATTTAAAAAAACACACCTAATATTACATTGATAAATTAAATACAAGAAAACataaaaggaaaaaggaaatacaataaactAAAAGAGtgttgaaaaagaaaataatacATTAGTTGAGGGCACCAAATTTTTGCCAAATATTTTCAATTAGATCTGCTCTTAGGACTTGATGTGCCCTTATATTTCTAATACGATTTCTGTTTTGAATGTGCGCAGTTATAGGAGCTGTATATCCTACGTCATACTCGGGATCATCAACATTAAGATGACCTTCCTCATTCCCATTATTGTCGAACTCAGTAGGGTCGGAGTAGTTAGCATACGTATCTCTTTCATCTTCCACTACCATGTTATGTATTATGACGCAACATTTTAGAATTTTGCGCATCAGTTGCTCGCACCAAGGATTAAATTCGGAAGTACGAGTAGTGAGCGTACTAGGTCGCAGGTGAGAATCGAACTTCAAACTCCATAGTGATGATAAGAGAGCTATTATCACTCTATCTAACTCTTATTCTCACTACAGAGTACTCTCTCTAATCCGTGCCAAACTCCCCATTTGCTTTATGGTGGAAAGTTTGATGTTAATTCACTCAAAAATATAAATCTTTGAAATAAAACTTACATATTTAGTTTTGTTATGAAAATATCTTTCACAAAATTTTACTTTTTGTAAAAGTTTTCTACGTTTAAAAGAAGAAAATTATGGGCAAAGTGGCACCTCGAAGACCATCCAAATATAAATGGGGAATTTGgtgtggattggagggagtatttacaAGATCGCTAATTCGTTCTAGTGAACGCATTTTATTAAATTTGTGTTAACAGAAAAGTAGATTTTTCTTTTGAGGAAAAAAAGGTGCTATTTTAAAGTTCTTTGTAGAAGTATACAACGAAGATTGGAAAGAAGAGACATAAATCTTATGTTTTTTCTTTTTACAAATAAAAGTATAGAAGAGAAAAATAAGGTAGAGAATAAAATATAATAGGCAGATAATGTTAATAATACAGAGTTAATTATATGGGAAATACTAATTCTTATTCAGTACGAAGTATATGTTCATTGGTTACTCATTTCACATTTATAATTAACTAACTTTATGTGATGTAATGCTTAAATAGCCTATAAATATAATTGTGTATAAAGACGGTGTTTTTAACAACTTCATAATATTTTTAAACTCGTAAAATTAAATTAAAGATGTTGTCCATAACCGTGACAACTGACAATGTATGAAATTACATTTCAACCAAATACATTGCTAAAGTAACTCTTAGCAACATTGTTATCCACAATGTCTAAGAGTGCTTTATTGCTAGACGCAATGCATCGTGGCACCTTAAACTGGCTAACAGTCGCACCCATCCTTATTGAAtgttgcaaaatcttttgaaatgTTCCTTTGCTCAAAATTCTTAACTCAAGGGGATCAATATTTCCGACTTTACGTGAACCTAAATACCCGAAATCCCTTGTAAATGCTCGGTCCAAGCAGTTGCAACACTCTTGTAAGACATTCTCATTAGCCTCTCCGCTTAACTCCCAGCATATGACATAATGTCCTGGTTTTTTCGACAAGTCTACACGACTTGTGAAATCGACAAGATTAACCTTCTCTGGCACGAGTAACTTGTTTGCCTCTTCAACAGCAAGTTGTATGTCTTTCTCGGTGTTCTTATCAATGTTGATGTTGAGTACAAGGTTATGACGACGTATAAACTTGAGCTCTGGGGTGTTGTTATAGAAGCCCATTACCTTGACTACGTCTCCAAGTCGATATCGATAAAACCCTACATTGTACAACTCAATTTTGTTACACAATTCATGACTTGATGCAGTGGCGGAGCTAGTATTATGATTAGAGGGTGAAAAAATTCAGCAGGGACGAACGGGTAAAGGTAAATATAAGGAGAACTCAAAAAAATTTAGAAAGTTAACAAACtttcgaatttttcatttttcaaataACTGGGAAAATTAAGAAGAAACAGTACCTCCAAAGTTTGTGACAACAATCTCATATTCTTGACCAACCTTGACTTCGGTTAGCGCAACCGGCTTAGGCTCCAAACCTTCGTTAAGTGCTTTTGACAATGGGATAAACTCAAAGTAACCGATATTAGGAAAAACAACAAAGGTAGCCGATTCAGGGGGCGAATTAGGATGTACATTGACCGCAACCCAACCCTCAGAGGCACCATAATCAGCACAAACAAGAGGTAGACCACCCAAGTAACGCCTTAACCGGGCTACATAAGGCTCCATGGCACCCGTCATTATCCCATAAACATACTTTACATTCGGGAAAAGCGCCGGGATTAACCCGTGCCATTCATTTAACCCGGAACATATTTCATGTATCTTTTCGGCTAATTCAGGGTTCGGCTTCAGGATCCTACCCATGGCTTCTCTGGTTTTCGAGTCAGTGACTCTTTTATTCAGTACACCATCTCGGATATCCGAACATAAGTCTTCCCAAACTAATTCAAACGTCTCAAATGCTTGAACTAAGCTATGAGCAAATGTCGACGACACAAGTTGAATTTCCTCATTATGTAACAACCCACATAAAAGATGACAGTATAAAGATTGATGAAAATCCGACCCGAATATCACTTCACTCGGGCTGCAACTCTGGGATTGCATGCTCTTCATCGTTGAACTATATAATGGGTGATGGAACACATTTGTTGTTGCAGTTCCTGCTATTAGTCCTCCTTTGGTTTTGAATTGTTTGCTACCGTAAATGAAGTTCAATGCTTTCCCTTCTCCAATCGGAAACTCTCTAAGAAAATGTTTTGTCAGTAAATCGCTTTCATATATTTATTTAAGCATTTCCCGATAAAAAGTTATCATCAGTTTATAAACTTTTATCATTAAATGGTCagttttttattataaaatggtGAAAATTTTCTCGTCTAAAGTTAGTACATTCCGAAAAGAGAATTTGTATTacatgaaataaaaaaaaattgcacCTGTTTCTGTATGCAAAAGAAGTCTGAAAAATTTGCGCAGTATTTCTGAATAGTGAATCGTTGAAAGGCACAAACTTTGGCTTCCCCTGCGTTGTTCCCGAGCTGCAAAAATAGTGAATTAACACTAATATGACTTCTGAGTACTCGTAATAATATTATCTAAAATTAGTATATTATTTCGTAAGTTAATTACCTCAAAGAAACTTGGGTAAGAGGTTCGCCGGTTAAAATCGGGGAATTATCGCCTTCCAAAATTCTTTGCATATAAGGGTCAAGGTCCTTATGAGTCACAAGGGGAATACGTTGCTTAAATGTTTCAATGTCAATTCGTCCATTCATTCCTAATTCTTGCAAATACTCAGCCTCCGCATTTTCTTCAAGTATTTTCGTCAATGTCTCATCTTGAATTTTTCCCGCATTTTTTGTTATTTCCTCAAATTCTTCAATTACTTTCTCAACGTTAAATTTTTGTTGTCCTGCACAAAAAATTATAAATCGGCCATAGAGAAATTATAAGACGAAATAGTTGGCGCAATTTTTTTGGCATAATCATCACTAAACATAATAATTTGCCAGTTAATAATCTTGTGTAAGACAATGTATAAATACGACAAAATGGGCAAACTGTTGTTATGGGATgagtaaaatatatatatatatatatatatatatatatataacatgaAATAAAATTATGCATGTATCTTATAGTCTCGAATAGGTATGTAAAATGATTTTATAATAAGGCTAATTACTCGGACCTCTAATGAGCCCTCGTCATCAAATCTGCCACTAATACTAGTAGTGGCGAATGTTCATGAGCAAAAAAACACTTGTCACATGCATGAAACTAAGTACGAAatattataactaaaattgaaaataataataataatttggcAAATAACTAAAACAAAAGTGATAAGTAAATAGCAGCGGCGTATCCAGGATTTGGGTAAAGGGGGGGCacagttaaaaaaaaaatttttgcggacaacatttatacattaaaattcaaatatcgtcttgATTTTATGGttctattttgatttttgtgtttgtgtttatgtTATTTCTGTCTTTGTGTTGTgtttatcgtcttttttttttttttgttttaaaatttttttttttttttttttttttaaaaaaaatttttttgtcaCGTGAGGGCACTTGCCCTCCCTATCCCCCCCCAGATCCGCCCCTGGTAAATAGGAAAAAACAATTTAAATGAAAGTATAAAACTAAGAACGAAATATTACACCTAGaattgaaaaaaataataaattttgtGGCAAATAACTAAATTAAAAGTGATAATTAAACTGGAAAAAACAGAATAAATGAGGGTTGTGAGAGATTAAACCTTGTTCCATAATCTAACACGAATATTAGTCGTATTTTAGGCTTATGTTCAAAAATATGGGTAGCTATTCAAATACTTGAATATTTGTAGCTACGATTTTTTTAGACTTATCTTCAGATAGAGATTGTTGAAGATGATAGACAAATTTAATTAAATTCGAAACATCTATATTTATATTAAACAATGATAAGAGTATATAGTTAGATAAGATATAGTTTGCGATTTCACTACACATCTACAATCGTACCTGAAAATGATTCAATTAACAAAAATCATAAATGATTTTACACTATATTTGTCATACAAGTGGATCAAGTAGAAAGGGAAATTAATCAAATTAGCTAAAATGGGGACTCGTGGATTAGTAACCATTTCAGCACAACGGCGTGAACATatataaaatttaaaatctcaAATAAGATCGTTGTAGGGATGTACAATGCGGAGTATCCCATGGTATATtggtatttaataatgaaaataaTAGCTACACAATACGATTTGGTCAATAATTATCATTGCTTGATTTTTGCAACATGAATTTTAAATAATACATGATAGAGTATTGGTAGAATGGTTGGAATATGTAACAAATTACAATATACGATAGTGTTATACAAAAATCAATTTAAGGGAAATAAATGTAAAATAGAAGTGGAGTGAGGGAGACTATCACACAAATAAGATCCTACACTATGTTGTATAGTAAcattatattaaaaaaaacaGATAAGTTGGGTGGATACAATTTTATAAATCCTTGACTTCAAAAATTACGTGAAAAAGAAATTTCTTACTAGATTTTTGTTTCAAAAATCGGCTAATTGAAGGTAGATAAGGGTAGGATTTGAAAATTTTGGGTGAATCGAGTGAAAAGGTGTGAAAAAAATGATTAACGAAGGATGTACGTTtttaagaatttgtgttttgtacAAAAATAGGGTTAATttgtgaaaattttaaaaatatagGGTTACACGTGAAAAATCTCAAAATTCATTTAGCCACGTTACTTATTTAACGGAAAAAATTGACggaacaaaaaaaacacaaatactAATATACAACAAgttgtataataagcattgtacaaccctATACATTAACTATACATTACTctgagcttatgtgtaatttttctgagttttataagagtttattcttttatgtttaaatgtgtgagttcaaaaactttatGGCATAGCTCAAATTCttttaaacaaaactcgaaaactttagtacACAACTCGAATTCTACATCATACAACCTCATACAACAGGTTGTATAATCTACTCATTGCAAAAATAAAAAAGGCCATGCTAATAAGTATTGATAaagtatcacaaattctcattatagacggagaTATTCGTCTGTAGTTGTAGACGAGCCAAATATCCATCAACTTTAAGCttaagacaagcaacaagttgcatggtGGAGCTTAAAAATGTCACCATcttaagcatatttgacccgtctttcactttagacggatatatcatATGTGTTTTTTAAAAAGTACGGTTAATTTATAGAATTTGAAAAAGCACGGGATTATTACCATGTAGAAAAATCCTAAAATTTATCATCAATGAGATATATTCAGTATATACCCGTTACCACTGTTATTTTCACATTTCTCGTTGTTGTTACTGTTACTTCCATTCTACTATTGTTAATTTCACAACTACTCCGGTTGCTACTACTATTACTTTCAATATTTCCACTATTGTTACAGTTAATTACTCCCTACAAGGATACACGGGAATTGCGAAGGGCGATATGTAACAGACTAAAAAACCCTCGCACTTTTTAAAGTGTGATGGGATCTGTAACGGAATGCCGACGGAAAAATAAATGTGACGGGTTGCCGTGACACACTGACACCCcatctgttggagcttgtgtcctccacaaattagtgtgataacatttgtaaatctcttacaggttcacaagggtatacttcgtatatttaatcagttgattaacgtttacctaataacggttggcttgctagaaagtttgacgttattatc from Silene latifolia isolate original U9 population chromosome 10, ASM4854445v1, whole genome shotgun sequence encodes:
- the LOC141606992 gene encoding jasmonoyl--L-amino acid synthetase JAR4-like translates to MEQGQQKFNVEKVIEEFEEITKNAGKIQDETLTKILEENAEAEYLQELGMNGRIDIETFKQRIPLVTHKDLDPYMQRILEGDNSPILTGEPLTQVSLSSGTTQGKPKFVPFNDSLFRNTAQIFQTSFAYRNREFPIGEGKALNFIYGSKQFKTKGGLIAGTATTNVFHHPLYSSTMKSMQSQSCSPSEVIFGSDFHQSLYCHLLCGLLHNEEIQLVSSTFAHSLVQAFETFELVWEDLCSDIRDGVLNKRVTDSKTREAMGRILKPNPELAEKIHEICSGLNEWHGLIPALFPNVKYVYGIMTGAMEPYVARLRRYLGGLPLVCADYGASEGWVAVNVHPNSPPESATFVVFPNIGYFEFIPLSKALNEGLEPKPVALTEVKVGQEYEIVVTNFGGFYRYRLGDVVKVMGFYNNTPELKFIRRHNLVLNINIDKNTEKDIQLAVEEANKLLVPEKVNLVDFTSRVDLSKKPGHYVICWELSGEANENVLQECCNCLDRAFTRDFGYLGSRKVGNIDPLELRILSKGTFQKILQHSIRMGATVSQFKVPRCIASSNKALLDIVDNNVAKSYFSNVFG